One Citricoccus sp. K5 DNA window includes the following coding sequences:
- the modA gene encoding molybdate ABC transporter substrate-binding protein, with amino-acid sequence MRGRTGRNRGLALGLIVGSGIVGSGVVLTGCSAPSSGSAESGTTLTVFAAASLGDSFEELAAGFEQENPGVEVEYNVAGSSALAEQILAGAPADVFASADEPSMDTVVTAGENSAEPEPFATNVLTLVTPANTSGITSLEDAASEGVKLVVCAPQVPCGRAALALAEDAGVELSPVSEEASVTDVLGKVTSGEADAGLVYVTDALGAGQSVNAIELENAGSAVNTYPITVLNAAAQNGPEHPELAQRFVDYVVSEEGQSVLEADGFGTP; translated from the coding sequence TCGTGGGATCCGGCGTTGTCCTGACCGGCTGCAGCGCCCCCTCGAGTGGCTCCGCGGAGTCCGGCACCACCCTCACCGTCTTCGCCGCAGCGTCCCTGGGCGATTCCTTCGAGGAGCTGGCGGCAGGCTTCGAGCAGGAGAACCCGGGGGTCGAAGTCGAGTACAACGTTGCCGGCTCATCCGCCCTCGCGGAGCAGATCCTGGCCGGTGCCCCCGCCGATGTCTTCGCCTCGGCCGACGAACCGAGCATGGACACCGTTGTGACGGCTGGGGAGAACTCCGCGGAACCAGAACCGTTCGCCACCAACGTCCTGACACTCGTCACCCCGGCCAATACCTCCGGCATCACCTCCCTTGAGGACGCGGCATCCGAAGGTGTGAAGCTCGTGGTCTGCGCCCCTCAGGTCCCGTGCGGCCGAGCCGCCCTCGCGCTGGCAGAGGACGCCGGAGTGGAGCTCTCCCCCGTCAGCGAGGAGGCCAGCGTCACCGATGTGCTCGGCAAGGTCACCTCCGGCGAGGCCGACGCCGGCCTGGTCTACGTCACGGACGCCCTGGGTGCCGGTCAGTCGGTCAACGCCATCGAGCTCGAGAACGCCGGATCCGCCGTGAACACCTACCCCATCACCGTGCTGAACGCCGCCGCACAGAACGGCCCGGAACACCCCGAACTGGCCCAGCGCTTCGTCGACTATGTGGTCTCCGAGGAGGGCCAGTCGGTGCTCGAAGCCGACGGGTTCGGCACTCCGTGA
- a CDS encoding ABC transporter permease translates to MRVRPPAGLAVVGILGGAVLLVPFVALVAGVDLTRLPELLTSPSALDALGLSLRTALTATAICLVIGTPLALVLTRLDFPGRSFARSLVLLPLVVPPVVGGIALTEAFGRRGLIGEHLQLLGIDIAFTSAAVVMAQVFVSLPFLVVALEGALLTRGEAHERTALSLGASPLRTFLTVTLPLLVPGLVAGLVLTFARALGEFGATITFAGSLQGTTRTLPLQVYLERETDPEAAVALSLVLVVVALVVITVAYGRRDRRRDGRRTGARA, encoded by the coding sequence GTGCGGGTCCGCCCGCCGGCCGGGCTGGCCGTCGTCGGGATCCTGGGCGGGGCTGTGCTCTTGGTGCCGTTCGTCGCCCTGGTGGCCGGCGTCGATCTCACCCGGCTGCCCGAACTGCTCACCTCACCCTCCGCCCTGGACGCCCTCGGGCTGTCGCTGCGGACCGCGCTGACGGCTACGGCTATCTGTCTGGTGATCGGCACCCCGCTGGCCCTCGTTCTCACCCGGCTGGACTTCCCGGGCCGCAGCTTCGCCCGGTCCCTGGTGCTGTTGCCGCTGGTGGTCCCGCCCGTGGTCGGAGGGATCGCGCTGACCGAGGCGTTCGGGCGGCGCGGACTGATCGGCGAGCATCTGCAACTGCTCGGGATCGACATCGCGTTCACGTCAGCGGCCGTGGTCATGGCACAGGTCTTCGTGTCCCTGCCGTTCCTGGTGGTGGCACTCGAAGGTGCCCTGCTGACCCGCGGTGAGGCCCATGAGCGCACCGCGCTGTCCCTGGGAGCCTCCCCGCTGCGCACATTCCTCACGGTGACGCTGCCGCTCCTGGTGCCCGGACTCGTCGCCGGACTGGTGCTGACCTTCGCCCGCGCCCTGGGCGAGTTCGGTGCGACGATCACCTTCGCCGGCTCCCTGCAGGGCACCACACGCACCCTGCCGCTGCAGGTCTACCTCGAGCGCGAGACCGATCCGGAGGCCGCCGTCGCCCTCTCCCTCGTGCTCGTGGTGGTGGCCCTCGTGGTCATCACCGTGGCCTATGGACGCAGGGACAGACGCCGGGACGGCCGGCGGACGGGGGCACGGGCATGA
- a CDS encoding ATP-binding cassette domain-containing protein: protein MTGLDCRVVVPERGVDLAFTMDGGQTLALTGPNGSGKSTVLSALAGWLRPETGHARLGDRTLFDEHTWIPARRRNVGYLTQDPLLFPHLTAEANVSFGLARAGVVGRRDRREAARDWLERVGVGQLASRRPGEMSGGQAQRTAIARVLASGPELVLLDEPLSALDAQVVPQIRELLAEVLTGRTTVLVTHHEADVMALADTEFRI from the coding sequence ATGACCGGCCTGGACTGCCGCGTGGTCGTCCCCGAACGCGGGGTGGACCTCGCCTTCACCATGGACGGGGGCCAGACCCTGGCCCTGACCGGGCCCAACGGCTCGGGCAAGTCCACGGTGCTGTCCGCGCTCGCCGGCTGGCTGCGCCCGGAGACCGGGCATGCCCGGCTCGGGGACAGGACCCTTTTCGACGAGCACACCTGGATCCCGGCACGACGCCGGAATGTCGGCTACCTGACGCAGGACCCCCTGCTCTTCCCCCACCTCACGGCCGAGGCGAACGTCTCCTTCGGGCTGGCCCGCGCCGGCGTCGTGGGCCGGAGGGACCGACGGGAAGCGGCCCGGGACTGGCTCGAGCGGGTGGGCGTGGGGCAGCTGGCCTCACGCCGGCCCGGGGAGATGTCCGGCGGCCAGGCGCAGCGCACGGCGATCGCCCGGGTGCTGGCCTCGGGGCCGGAGCTGGTGCTGCTGGATGAGCCGCTGTCCGCCCTGGACGCCCAGGTGGTCCCGCAGATCCGCGAGCTGCTGGCCGAGGTCCTGACCGGGCGCACCACGGTGCTCGTCACGCACCACGAGGCGGACGTGATGGCGCTGGCGGACACGGAGTTCCGGATCTAA